A genomic region of Trifolium pratense cultivar HEN17-A07 linkage group LG3, ARS_RC_1.1, whole genome shotgun sequence contains the following coding sequences:
- the LOC123916384 gene encoding dihydropyrimidine dehydrogenase (NADP(+)), chloroplastic, producing MATLSMTHIRTSNSPSGFSLSCSKKVYERPSRVGFKVFASETQSSSEPDLSVTVNGLHMPNPFVIGSGPPGTNYTVMKRAFDEGWGAVIAKTVSLDAAKVINVTPRYARLRASPNGSAKGEIIGWQNIELISDRPLETMLKEFKQLKDEYPDRILIASIMEEYNKAAWEELIDRVEQTGVDALEINFSCPHGMPERRMGAAVGQDCALLEEVCGWINAKATVPVWAKMTPNITDISEPARVALRSGSEGVAAINTIMSVMGINLNTLRPEPCVEGYSTPGGYSAKAVHPIALGKVMSIAKMMKAEFDSKNYSLSAIGGVETGGDAAEFILLGANTVQVCTGVMMHGYGLVKKLSLELKDFMKKHNFTSIEDFRGASLQYFTTHTDLVKRQQEAIRQRKAIKKGLQSDKDWTGDGFVKESESMVSN from the exons atggcAACTTTAAGCATGACCCATATTAGGACTAGTAATTCTCCATCTGGGTTTTCATTGAGTTGTTCTAAGAAGGTTTATGAACGTCCTAGTAGAGTTGGGTTTAAGGTTTTTGCTTCTGAAACTCAATCTTCTTCAGAGCCTGATCTTAGTGTTACTGTAAATGGTTTGCATATGCCCAATCCATTTGTTATTGGATCAGGTCCACCTGGAACTAATTATACTGTTATGAAAAGAGCTTTTGATGAAGGTTGGGGTGCTGTGATTGCTAAAACT GTATCACTTGATGCAGCAAAAGTTATAAATGTAACTCCTCGATATGCCCGGCTACGGGCTAGTCCAAATGGATCAGCAAAAGGAGAAATTATTGGGTGGCAGAATATTGAGCTTATCAGTGATAGACCACTTGAAACAATGTTGAAAGAATTTAAGCAATTAAAAGATGAATATCCTGACAGAATTCTGATAGCTTCAATCATGGAAGAGTACAATAAAGCTGCTTGGGAAGAGCTTATCGATAGAGTTGAACAAACTGGAGTC GATGCACTTGAAATAAACTTCTCATGTCCTCATGGTATGCCGGAACGTAGAATGGGCGCTGCTGTTGGGCAAGATTGCGCTCTTCTGGAAGAAGTTTGTGGATGGATAAATGCTAAAGCTACAGTTCCTGTTTGGGCTAAGATGACTCCCAATATAACTGATATTTCAGAG CCAGCAAGGGTTGCTCTACGTTCAGGATCCGAGGGAGTAGCTGCTATAAATACAATCATGAGCGTCATGGGAATCAATCTCAATACATTACGTCCCGAGCCTTGTGTTGAGGG GTACTCAACTCCAGGTGGTTATTCTGCGAAGGCAGTCCATCCGATAGCACTTGGGAAGGTTATGAGTATTGCGAAAATGATGAAGGCAGAGTTTGATAGTAAGAACTATTCACTTTCTGCCATTGGTGGTGTTGAAACAGGTGGTGATGCTGCTGAGTTTATTCTTCTTGGTGCAAATACTGTCCAG GTGTGCACAGGTGTTATGATGCATGGCTATGGTCTTGTGAAGAAGCTTTCTCTTGAGCTAAAAGACTTCATGAAAAAGCACAATTTCACATCAATAGAAGATTTCAGAGG GGCCTCTCTTCAGTATTTTACTACACATACTGACTTGGTGAAAAGGCAGCAAGAAGCAATTAGACAAAGAAAAGCCATAAAGAAAGGCTTGCAATCTGACAAAGACTGGACAGGAGATGGTTTTGTGAAAGAAAGTGAAAGCATGGTTTCTAATTAA